A window from Cryptomeria japonica chromosome 1, Sugi_1.0, whole genome shotgun sequence encodes these proteins:
- the LOC131073491 gene encoding GDSL esterase/lipase At4g10955 has product MASEIKDSEEKPINGGHPDDFQVSGPRNLSKPTWRDIINSSWRDEKYKRTVMACFIQAVYLVELDRQEKREGEAALAPKWWEPFKYKMAEVLVDKRDGSVFGAIFEWDRSAALSDLLLIRPRKAPRAVVALRGTLLRGPTMRRDIEDDLRILTTENLRGSCRFKITLEVVRNAVARHGSANVYMTGHSLGAGLVLQVGKALAEEEIYVEAHLFNPPSVSLAMGLRSIGEKMELLWKGAVDMARAILPKKKSEGFDEKDDDSSSSVVCEELRKWVPHLYVNDSDYICCYYNDESNKENSGKLVEGREEVKSVVAKLYVMSKGPRKFLEAHGLQQWWSVESELQMGLNSSRLIQRQLSSLGVSPQLKESRR; this is encoded by the exons ATGGCCAGCGAGATCAAGGATTCAGAAGAGAAGCCCATTAATGGCGGGCATCCGGACGACTTCCAGGTCTCGGGCCCTCGAAATCTATCAAAGCCAACCTGGAGAGACATAATCAACTCTAGCTG GAGGGATGAGAAGTACAAGAGGACAGTAATGGCGTGCTTTATTCAGGCAGTGTATCTGGTGGAACTGGACAGGCAAGAAAAGCGAGAAGGAGAAGCGGCCCTGGCACCGAAATGGTGGGAGCCCTTCAAATACAAAATGGCGGAAGTGCTGGTGGACAAGAGAGATGGCTCTGTGTTTGGAGCCATTTTCGAATGGGACCGTTCCGCGGCTCTTTCCGACCTGCTCCTCATAAGACCACGGAAAGCGCCACGCGCGGTCGTGGCCCTGCGCGGAACGCTCCTGCGGGGGCCGACTATGCGTAGAGACATCGAAGACGACCTCCGAATTTTAACCACGGAAAATTTGCGTGGCTCGTGTAGATTCAAAATCACTTTGGAGGTCGTTAGGAACGCCGTTGCTCGGCACGGAAGCGCAAATGTATATATGACGGGGCATTCTTTGGGGGCGGGGCTTGTTTTGCAGGTGGGAAAAGCCCTAGCTGAGGAAGAAATTTATGTTGAAGCTCATCTTTTCAATCCGCCGTCGGTTTCTTTGGCCATGGGGCTCAGAAGCATCGGGGAAAAAATGGAGCTTTTGTGGAAGGGCGCCGTCGACATGGCCCGCGCCATTTTGCCTAAGAAAAAGAGCGAGGGTTTTGATGAAAAAGACGACGATTCTTCTTCTTCCGTTGTCTGCGAGGAGCTCCGAAAGTGGGTTCCGCATCTTTATGTTAATGACAGTGATTACATTTGTTGTTATTATAATGATGAGTCGAATAAGGAGAATTCTGGTAAGTTGGTTGAGGGGCGTGAGGAGGTGAAGAGTGTGGTTGCGAAGCTTTATGTTATGTCGAAAGGGCCCAGGAAGTTTTTGGAGGCGCACGGTTTGCAGCAATGGTGGTCGGTTGAATCAGAGCTTCAGATGGGGCTTAATAGCAGTAGATTGATACAGAGGCAGCTCAGTTCTTTGGGTGTTTCTCCTCAATTGAAGGAAAGCCGGAGATGA